Proteins from a genomic interval of Microbacterium imperiale:
- a CDS encoding LLM class flavin-dependent oxidoreductase: MRFGYWTPTYGGWLRNVADERTPATFAHIARIARAAEDGGFDVTLVPELNLNDIKGHAGPALDAWAIATATAAVTSRIEIMAALRPSYHPVALAAKQAATIQEIAQGRFTLNVVSAWWAEEARQYGISFADHDDRYALTTEYVDVLRGLWSQTPFDHEGRHFSFTGTHLEPKPATAPLIYAGGESEAGRAAIAGFADAYVTHGGTVDELATKIADMRARRERTGQRPFQHFGMAAFAIVRDTEEEAQAELARITDVRSGAAYESYQDFVTKSQLDVEISLREYSVSNRGLRPELIGTPQQVADRIRAFEDVGVDTLLLQFSPALDELERFADQVIPLVR, from the coding sequence ATGCGTTTCGGTTACTGGACCCCCACCTACGGCGGCTGGCTGCGCAACGTCGCCGACGAGCGGACGCCCGCGACGTTCGCGCACATCGCGCGGATCGCCCGTGCCGCGGAGGACGGCGGGTTCGACGTGACGCTCGTGCCCGAGCTGAACCTCAACGACATCAAGGGCCACGCGGGCCCGGCTCTCGATGCCTGGGCGATCGCGACCGCGACCGCTGCCGTCACGTCGCGCATCGAGATCATGGCCGCCCTGCGCCCGAGCTATCACCCCGTCGCGCTCGCCGCGAAGCAGGCGGCGACGATCCAGGAGATCGCGCAGGGTCGATTCACCCTCAACGTCGTCTCGGCGTGGTGGGCTGAGGAGGCGCGGCAGTACGGCATCTCGTTCGCCGACCACGACGACCGGTACGCCCTGACCACGGAGTACGTCGACGTCCTGCGGGGGCTGTGGTCGCAGACGCCGTTCGATCACGAGGGCCGGCACTTCTCGTTCACCGGCACCCACCTCGAACCCAAGCCGGCGACCGCACCGCTCATCTACGCCGGGGGTGAGAGCGAGGCGGGCCGTGCCGCCATCGCCGGGTTCGCCGATGCCTACGTCACCCACGGGGGCACGGTCGACGAGCTCGCCACCAAGATCGCCGATATGCGCGCGCGGCGCGAGCGCACGGGGCAGCGGCCGTTCCAGCACTTCGGGATGGCGGCGTTCGCGATCGTCCGCGACACCGAGGAAGAGGCGCAGGCCGAGCTGGCGCGCATCACCGACGTGCGCTCGGGCGCGGCCTACGAGTCGTATCAGGACTTCGTGACGAAGTCGCAGCTCGACGTCGAGATCAGCCTGCGCGAGTACTCCGTCTCGAACCGGGGGCTGCGTCCCGAGCTCATCGGCACGCCCCAGCAGGTCGCCGACCGCATTCGCGCCTTCGAGGATGTCGGCGTCGACACGCTGCTGCTGCAGTTCTCGCCGGCGCTCGACGAGCTCGAGCGGTTCGCCGATCAGGTCATCCCGCTCGTGCGCTGA
- a CDS encoding ATP-grasp domain-containing protein, translated as MSTSPQVYVIHENPEWWAPFASAFAAEGIAAEQWLLTDGSIDLSAEPPQGVFWSRLSASAHTRDHAESKEYGRAVLRWLESWGRTVIGGSDVLEFEVSKVAQHAALRAAGVDVPRTVAVFGTGDLKRRAREFPVPFISKHNQGGKGLGVRRWDTHEEFDAWVDGPAFEASPDGITLIQEFLFAREPFVTRAEYVGGEFVYAVRVDTSAGSFELCPADACVVDPGAAAPAFPPFARREEITADHPLVVQHRDFLRGAGIRIAGIEFVETIDGRLVTYDLNTNTNYNPDVEAAAPASGPGEIARFLGGLVRADAGVLAG; from the coding sequence ATGTCGACTTCGCCTCAGGTGTACGTGATCCACGAGAACCCGGAGTGGTGGGCGCCGTTCGCGTCGGCCTTCGCCGCGGAGGGCATCGCCGCCGAGCAGTGGCTGCTCACCGACGGGTCGATCGACCTGTCGGCCGAGCCGCCGCAGGGCGTCTTCTGGTCGCGACTGTCGGCGTCGGCGCACACCCGCGACCACGCGGAGTCGAAGGAGTACGGCCGCGCCGTGCTGCGCTGGCTCGAGTCGTGGGGCCGGACCGTCATCGGGGGCAGCGACGTGCTGGAGTTCGAGGTCAGCAAGGTCGCGCAGCACGCCGCGCTCCGCGCCGCCGGCGTGGACGTCCCGCGCACCGTGGCCGTTTTCGGCACGGGTGACCTGAAGCGCCGCGCGCGCGAGTTCCCGGTGCCCTTCATCAGCAAGCACAACCAGGGCGGCAAGGGCTTGGGGGTGCGCCGGTGGGACACGCACGAGGAGTTCGACGCGTGGGTCGACGGCCCCGCGTTCGAGGCATCCCCGGACGGCATCACGCTCATCCAGGAGTTCCTGTTCGCGCGCGAGCCGTTCGTCACGCGAGCCGAGTACGTCGGCGGCGAGTTCGTCTACGCCGTGCGCGTCGACACGAGTGCCGGCAGCTTCGAGCTGTGCCCGGCCGACGCGTGCGTCGTCGACCCCGGCGCCGCCGCCCCCGCTTTCCCGCCCTTCGCGCGTCGCGAGGAGATCACCGCCGACCACCCGCTCGTGGTCCAGCACCGCGACTTCCTGCGCGGCGCCGGCATCCGTATCGCCGGGATCGAGTTCGTCGAGACGATCGACGGCCGCCTCGTCACCTACGACCTCAACACCAACACGAACTACAACCCCGACGTCGAGGCCGCGGCCCCGGCATCCGGTCCCGGCGAGATCGCGCGCTTCCTCGGCGGGCTGGTCCGCGCCGACGCGGGCGTCCTCGCCGGCTAG
- a CDS encoding cryptochrome/photolyase family protein, producing the protein MLRNLVIVLGDQLAADASGFDGFDPAQDAVWMAEVGEESMHVWSTKPRTAVFLAAMRHFAADQRGAGHTVHYMELDDRENRGTFADQLAADLARLQPAGLVMTEPGEWRVREALQQTADAAGIPLDIRVDRHFFCTVAEFTEHAAGRATLRMEYFYREMRERHGVLMTDRGQPVGGRWNYDADNRKAFPKQGPGLVPPRATFPPDDITRDVLALVERELAEHPGSLDTFAWPVTRAQALEALELFIDERLPGFGDAQDAMWPGEPWLWHAHLSSSMNLKLLHPREVVVAAEAAYRAERAPLAAVEGFIRQILGWREYVRGVYWTQMPGYLQRNAFEAFEPLPDWYWTGDTPMACLKDAIDTTLENGYAHHIQRLMVTGLYAMLLGVDPREVHAWYLAVYVDAVEWAELPNTLGMSQYADGGLMGSKPYAASGKYIDRMSPYCKTCPFDPAKRTGDDACPFTTLYWDYLIRHEQPLAENRRMALQVKNLGRLDDDEITAIRDRADAIRRGDVAAPKGTR; encoded by the coding sequence GTGCTCCGGAACCTCGTCATCGTGCTGGGCGACCAGCTCGCTGCCGACGCGAGCGGTTTCGACGGCTTCGACCCCGCGCAGGACGCCGTGTGGATGGCCGAGGTCGGCGAGGAGTCGATGCACGTCTGGAGCACGAAGCCGCGCACCGCGGTGTTCCTCGCCGCGATGCGCCACTTCGCCGCCGACCAGCGCGGCGCCGGGCACACGGTGCACTACATGGAGCTCGACGACCGAGAGAACAGGGGCACGTTCGCCGATCAGCTCGCCGCGGACCTGGCCCGGCTGCAGCCGGCGGGGCTCGTCATGACCGAACCGGGCGAGTGGCGCGTGCGCGAAGCGCTGCAGCAGACGGCGGATGCCGCCGGCATCCCGCTCGACATCCGCGTCGACCGGCACTTCTTCTGCACGGTCGCCGAGTTCACCGAGCACGCCGCGGGCCGCGCGACACTGCGGATGGAGTACTTCTACCGCGAGATGCGTGAACGTCACGGCGTCCTCATGACCGACCGCGGCCAGCCCGTCGGCGGCCGATGGAACTACGACGCGGACAACCGCAAGGCGTTCCCGAAACAGGGTCCCGGGCTCGTGCCACCGCGCGCGACCTTTCCGCCCGACGACATCACCCGCGACGTGCTCGCGCTCGTCGAGCGGGAGCTCGCCGAGCACCCCGGCTCGCTCGATACGTTCGCGTGGCCCGTCACCCGCGCGCAGGCGCTCGAGGCGCTCGAGCTCTTCATCGACGAGCGGCTGCCGGGCTTCGGTGACGCACAGGACGCGATGTGGCCGGGCGAGCCCTGGCTCTGGCACGCGCACCTGTCGTCGTCGATGAACCTCAAGCTGCTGCATCCGCGCGAGGTCGTCGTGGCCGCCGAAGCGGCCTACCGGGCGGAGCGGGCACCGCTAGCGGCGGTCGAGGGGTTCATTCGGCAGATCCTCGGCTGGCGCGAGTACGTCCGCGGCGTCTACTGGACGCAGATGCCCGGGTACCTGCAGCGCAACGCGTTCGAGGCGTTCGAGCCGCTGCCTGACTGGTACTGGACCGGCGACACCCCGATGGCATGCCTGAAGGATGCCATCGACACCACCCTCGAGAACGGTTACGCCCACCACATCCAGCGCCTCATGGTCACGGGGCTCTACGCCATGCTGCTCGGCGTCGACCCGCGCGAGGTGCACGCCTGGTACCTCGCGGTCTACGTCGACGCGGTCGAATGGGCCGAGCTGCCGAACACGCTCGGCATGAGCCAGTACGCCGACGGCGGGCTCATGGGCAGCAAGCCCTACGCCGCATCGGGCAAGTACATCGACCGCATGAGCCCGTACTGCAAGACGTGCCCGTTCGACCCGGCGAAACGGACCGGCGACGATGCCTGCCCCTTCACGACCCTGTACTGGGACTACCTCATCCGTCACGAGCAGCCTCTCGCCGAGAACCGCCGCATGGCGCTGCAGGTGAAGAACCTCGGTCGCCTCGACGACGACGAGATCACCGCGATCCGCGACCGTGCCGACGCCATCCGGCGGGGCGACGTCGCCGCACCGAAGGGAACCCGATGA
- a CDS encoding SDR family NAD(P)-dependent oxidoreductase — protein MTQNNAAENDIALVTGARGGVGRALVARLRARGLRVAAVGRDAAALADVSADAHIGADVTTPDGAARALDVCRAELGAAPAMLAHAVGSTLITPLHRTKTDDALVVLRVNLESSLWMLRAWLDATGKAPGAAVFASSVVARVGVANHEVIAAAKGGVEALVRSAAATYAARGIRVNAVAPGMTDTPLTATMLAAPMLRESAEKQYPLGGVQSADEVAAVMDWLLSPGASRITGQVVPVDGGFTTIRPMVR, from the coding sequence ATGACTCAGAACAACGCGGCCGAGAACGACATCGCCCTCGTCACCGGTGCCCGTGGCGGCGTGGGGCGGGCGCTCGTCGCACGGCTGCGCGCCCGCGGCCTGCGCGTGGCGGCGGTGGGCCGCGACGCGGCGGCGCTTGCCGACGTGTCCGCCGACGCGCACATTGGGGCGGACGTCACCACGCCCGACGGGGCGGCGAGAGCTCTCGACGTGTGCCGCGCCGAACTGGGTGCCGCGCCCGCGATGCTCGCCCACGCGGTCGGCAGCACCCTGATCACGCCGCTGCACCGCACGAAGACCGACGACGCGCTCGTGGTGCTGCGCGTCAACCTCGAGAGCAGCCTGTGGATGCTGCGGGCCTGGCTCGACGCGACGGGCAAGGCCCCGGGCGCCGCCGTCTTCGCGAGTTCCGTCGTCGCCCGCGTCGGCGTCGCCAACCACGAGGTGATCGCCGCGGCGAAAGGCGGTGTCGAGGCGCTCGTGCGCAGCGCCGCCGCGACCTACGCCGCCCGCGGCATCCGCGTGAACGCCGTCGCTCCCGGCATGACCGACACCCCGCTCACCGCGACGATGCTCGCGGCTCCGATGCTGCGCGAGAGCGCCGAGAAGCAGTACCCGCTCGGCGGCGTGCAGTCCGCCGACGAGGTCGCCGCGGTCATGGACTGGCTGCTCTCGCCGGGAGCATCGCGCATCACCGGCCAGGTCGTCCCGGTCGACGGCGGATTCACGACCATCCGGCCGATGGTGAGATAG
- a CDS encoding UbiA family prenyltransferase, with protein sequence MTTPEPRSAAITRQTSTVARLVHISRPVLWINTIGTGALGMWLTGQLIDVAAIPLLVWLTLPFNLLIYGVNDIFDQETDALNPRKGSIEGARIEPREVKLIAWAVAITNIPFLVYFVIALPLPAVALILLYAGVFVFYSAPPLRFKARPFLDSLSNAAYGLPLLILPVALEAPPVWPAVIGLLAWSVAKHAYDAVQDIDEDREAGITTTAVLLGPRGTALWSGAWWLVSTVLFALISVPVALVNLALAGTLVVWMLLRPAPATGRKLYPLSVAFPYIAGSVASGLLLAAMFLGIYP encoded by the coding sequence GTGACGACACCCGAACCGAGGAGCGCCGCCATCACTCGTCAGACATCGACCGTCGCGCGCCTCGTCCACATCTCGCGGCCGGTGCTGTGGATCAACACGATCGGCACCGGGGCGCTCGGCATGTGGCTGACCGGTCAGCTGATCGACGTCGCCGCGATCCCGCTTCTGGTCTGGCTGACGCTTCCCTTCAACCTGCTGATCTACGGCGTGAACGACATCTTCGACCAGGAGACCGACGCGCTCAACCCGCGCAAGGGGTCGATCGAGGGGGCGCGGATCGAGCCGCGCGAGGTGAAGCTCATCGCATGGGCCGTCGCGATCACCAACATCCCCTTCCTCGTCTACTTCGTCATCGCGCTGCCCCTGCCCGCCGTCGCGCTGATCCTGCTCTACGCGGGCGTGTTCGTCTTCTACTCGGCCCCGCCCCTGCGGTTCAAGGCGCGTCCATTCCTCGACTCGCTGAGCAACGCCGCCTACGGTCTGCCGCTGCTGATCCTGCCCGTCGCCCTCGAGGCACCGCCCGTCTGGCCCGCCGTCATCGGCCTGCTCGCATGGAGCGTCGCGAAGCACGCCTACGACGCCGTGCAGGACATCGACGAAGACCGCGAAGCGGGCATCACCACGACCGCCGTGCTGCTCGGTCCCCGCGGCACCGCTTTGTGGAGCGGGGCGTGGTGGCTCGTCTCGACCGTGCTGTTCGCGCTGATCAGCGTTCCTGTCGCACTCGTCAACCTCGCCCTCGCCGGCACCCTGGTCGTCTGGATGCTGCTGCGCCCGGCGCCCGCCACCGGCCGCAAGCTCTACCCCCTCTCGGTCGCGTTTCCCTACATCGCGGGATCGGTCGCGAGCGGACTGCTGCTGGCGGCCATGTTCCTGGGGATCTACCCGTGA
- a CDS encoding phytoene desaturase family protein, which translates to MSRIVVVGAGLGGLAASALLAHAGHRVTLLEAGETVGGKSRRIELDGERIDTGPSLVTFPAVWDELLRRLSAGTNAGTDSGRLDLVRLDEVGRYYYRGEEVSLPVPEGHPWHPAWQRFSDLHAPLAGDVASLLVADPLDRASLPALQRLLAVYGRRLSTRAYLDSLTWMPEGLREIIAIHTLNAGVSPARTPALYASMPAIMAADGVWVPRGGVFEIVLALQRMADAAGVEIRTGERVTRIERGRVTTERGSHEADVVVSGLDASRLDGLLGRRRRALGSPSLSCSAVAIYGVLDEPLPERIAAHSVILPTRPDALHRSLAAGDEPADTMAFVNHYRAREIYPNDRSTLAVLLTSPADGHGYSLDHPFVRREIERISSVMGLDAPLTDGMTETTVLDPRYFGSFGEPHGALYGASRPLWMSGPLHRPAQHDPRTPWLWRVGASVHPGGGIPAVLGGAMIVASKLLKRHPA; encoded by the coding sequence GTGAGCCGCATCGTCGTCGTCGGAGCGGGCCTCGGCGGGCTCGCGGCATCCGCCCTGCTCGCCCATGCCGGCCACCGCGTGACGCTGCTCGAAGCGGGCGAGACCGTCGGCGGCAAGAGTCGGCGCATCGAACTCGACGGCGAACGCATCGACACCGGCCCGTCGCTCGTCACCTTCCCGGCCGTCTGGGACGAGCTGCTGCGCCGCCTGAGTGCGGGCACGAACGCGGGCACGGATTCCGGTCGGCTCGACCTCGTCCGCCTCGACGAAGTCGGCCGCTACTACTACCGCGGCGAAGAGGTCTCGCTGCCGGTGCCGGAGGGGCATCCCTGGCACCCCGCGTGGCAGCGCTTCAGCGACCTGCACGCGCCGCTCGCCGGCGACGTCGCATCGCTGCTCGTAGCCGACCCGCTCGACCGCGCCTCCCTGCCCGCGTTGCAGCGGTTGCTCGCCGTCTACGGTCGGCGGCTCAGCACCCGCGCGTACCTCGACAGCCTCACCTGGATGCCCGAGGGGCTGCGCGAGATCATCGCGATCCACACCCTCAACGCCGGGGTCTCGCCCGCTCGCACGCCCGCGCTGTACGCGAGCATGCCGGCGATCATGGCGGCTGACGGAGTATGGGTGCCCCGCGGCGGCGTCTTCGAGATCGTGCTCGCGCTGCAGCGAATGGCGGATGCCGCCGGCGTCGAGATCCGCACCGGCGAGCGCGTCACGCGCATCGAGCGCGGACGGGTCACGACCGAGCGAGGGTCGCACGAGGCGGATGTCGTCGTCAGCGGGCTCGACGCGTCGCGGCTGGACGGCCTGCTCGGCCGGCGTCGGCGAGCGCTCGGATCGCCGTCGCTGTCGTGCTCGGCCGTCGCGATCTACGGCGTGCTCGACGAGCCGTTGCCCGAGCGGATCGCCGCGCACAGCGTCATCCTGCCCACCAGACCCGACGCCCTGCACCGCAGCCTCGCCGCCGGCGACGAGCCCGCCGACACGATGGCGTTCGTCAACCACTACCGTGCGCGCGAGATCTATCCGAACGACCGCAGCACGCTCGCCGTGCTGCTCACGAGCCCCGCGGACGGTCACGGCTACTCGCTCGACCACCCCTTCGTGAGGCGCGAGATCGAGCGCATCTCGAGTGTGATGGGGCTGGACGCACCCCTGACCGACGGCATGACCGAGACGACGGTGCTCGACCCGCGGTACTTCGGCTCGTTCGGCGAACCGCACGGGGCGCTCTACGGTGCGTCGCGACCGCTGTGGATGAGCGGCCCGCTGCACCGACCCGCGCAGCACGACCCGCGGACGCCCTGGCTCTGGCGGGTCGGCGCCTCGGTGCATCCCGGCGGCGGCATCCCCGCTGTACTGGGCGGGGCGATGATCGTCGCGTCGAAGCTGCTCAAGCGGCATCCCGCCTGA
- a CDS encoding APC family permease produces the protein MSKTDTPAPSRLRRGIGGPLLFAFILGDVLGAGVYALMGVLSERVGGMLWAPLLAALVLAMLTAGSYAELVTKYPRAGGAAVFAERAFKNKLVSFLVGFCMLAAGVVSAAGLSIAFAGQYLQTFVEVPVVPVAIVFLAVLAALNARGIRESMGANFVMTAIEVSGLVIVVVVVGFLLAGGGGDVSRVMEVPQGTGVASAVLAGAIIAYYSFVGFETSANMIEEVKEPSKMYPRALFAALGAAGVVYVLVGLASSIALPPEELSSSSGPLLAVVEASGVAVPSWLFSLIALIAVANGALLTMIMASRLTYGMAEQGLLPKALSRVLPRRRTPWVAILATTLVAMLLTLVGDLALLAETVVLLLLFVFLSANVSVLVLRRDRVEHDHFRVWTFVPVLGIASCLLLLSQQTLRVWIFGAILIAVGVVLYFVARWARRRGERAV, from the coding sequence ATGAGTAAGACAGACACCCCTGCGCCATCCCGCCTGCGTCGGGGGATCGGTGGACCGCTGCTGTTCGCGTTCATCCTGGGCGACGTCCTGGGGGCCGGCGTCTACGCGTTGATGGGGGTGCTGTCGGAGCGCGTCGGCGGGATGCTGTGGGCGCCGCTGCTCGCGGCCCTCGTGCTCGCGATGCTCACCGCCGGGTCGTACGCCGAGCTGGTGACGAAGTACCCCCGCGCCGGCGGTGCCGCGGTCTTCGCGGAGCGTGCGTTCAAGAACAAGCTCGTGTCGTTCCTCGTCGGCTTTTGCATGCTGGCCGCGGGCGTGGTGAGCGCGGCGGGCCTGTCGATCGCGTTCGCGGGTCAGTACCTGCAGACATTCGTCGAGGTTCCCGTCGTGCCGGTGGCCATCGTGTTCCTCGCCGTGCTCGCGGCGCTCAACGCCCGCGGCATCCGGGAATCGATGGGTGCGAACTTCGTGATGACCGCGATCGAGGTCTCGGGACTGGTGATCGTCGTCGTGGTGGTCGGCTTCCTCCTCGCCGGGGGCGGCGGAGACGTGTCGCGCGTCATGGAGGTGCCCCAGGGCACCGGAGTCGCGTCGGCCGTGCTGGCGGGTGCGATCATCGCCTATTACTCGTTCGTGGGCTTCGAGACCTCGGCCAACATGATCGAAGAGGTCAAGGAACCGTCGAAGATGTACCCCCGTGCGCTCTTCGCGGCGCTGGGCGCGGCCGGCGTCGTGTACGTGCTGGTGGGCCTCGCGAGCAGCATCGCGTTGCCTCCCGAGGAGCTGTCGAGCTCGAGCGGACCTCTCCTGGCCGTCGTCGAGGCGAGCGGCGTCGCCGTGCCGTCGTGGCTGTTCAGCCTCATCGCTCTCATCGCGGTGGCCAACGGCGCACTGCTGACGATGATCATGGCCAGCCGCCTCACCTACGGCATGGCCGAGCAGGGGCTGCTGCCGAAGGCGCTGTCTCGGGTGCTGCCGCGTCGGCGCACGCCGTGGGTCGCGATCCTCGCCACGACGCTCGTCGCGATGCTGCTGACCCTGGTCGGTGACCTCGCGCTGCTGGCCGAGACGGTCGTGCTGCTGCTGCTCTTCGTGTTCCTCAGCGCGAACGTGTCGGTGCTCGTGCTGCGCCGCGACCGGGTGGAGCACGATCACTTCCGCGTGTGGACGTTCGTGCCTGTCCTCGGCATCGCGTCGTGCCTGCTGCTGCTGAGCCAGCAGACCCTGCGCGTCTGGATCTTCGGCGCGATCCTCATCGCCGTCGGCGTCGTGCTGTACTTCGTGGCCCGCTGGGCGCGTCGTCGGGGCGAACGCGCGGTGTGA
- a CDS encoding ATP-grasp fold amidoligase family protein has protein sequence MSTTHRGARWRERSRLVRMLRLWRTRNPTTFREKVRYKMLRDRRSLIVTFADKAAVREHVAAVIGERYLPRAYAIVDEPRDLLELDWPEAYVVKPTHGSGAAIVVSAAAPADARLPEARWGWVYRHVRPESAHPHEVVAIAEGWVEKLYGQGPNREWVYGQVPRRVIVEEFLVGADGGIPDDYKFFVFHGRCHFVQVDGGRFGGRTQDFFRPDWTRIPMSGGPPWADPERARPDHLDEMIRVAQKLGEGADFVRVDLYDVDGRVVFGELTSFPAGGDSPFDPESFNTEFGRPWTVPRRYR, from the coding sequence GTGAGCACCACCCACCGTGGTGCCCGCTGGCGAGAGCGCAGTCGGCTGGTGCGGATGCTGCGCCTGTGGCGTACCCGTAACCCGACGACGTTCCGCGAGAAGGTGCGCTACAAGATGCTGCGCGATCGCCGCAGCCTGATCGTCACGTTCGCCGACAAGGCCGCCGTGCGTGAGCATGTCGCGGCCGTGATCGGCGAGCGGTACCTGCCCCGGGCGTACGCGATCGTCGATGAACCGCGGGATCTGCTGGAGCTGGACTGGCCCGAGGCCTATGTGGTGAAGCCGACGCACGGGAGCGGCGCGGCGATCGTCGTCTCCGCGGCGGCGCCCGCTGACGCCCGGCTACCCGAGGCCCGGTGGGGATGGGTGTACCGGCACGTGCGCCCCGAGTCCGCGCATCCGCACGAGGTCGTGGCGATCGCCGAGGGTTGGGTCGAGAAGCTCTACGGGCAGGGCCCGAACCGTGAATGGGTCTACGGACAGGTGCCACGACGCGTCATCGTCGAGGAGTTCCTGGTGGGCGCCGACGGCGGCATCCCGGATGACTACAAGTTCTTTGTCTTCCACGGGCGATGCCACTTCGTCCAGGTCGACGGCGGGCGCTTCGGCGGCCGCACGCAGGACTTCTTCCGCCCCGACTGGACGCGGATCCCGATGAGCGGCGGCCCGCCGTGGGCCGACCCGGAGCGCGCCCGTCCCGACCATCTCGACGAGATGATCCGCGTCGCCCAGAAGCTGGGTGAGGGCGCGGACTTCGTCCGCGTCGATCTGTACGACGTCGACGGCCGCGTCGTGTTCGGCGAGCTGACGAGCTTCCCCGCCGGGGGTGACAGCCCGTTCGATCCCGAGTCGTTCAACACGGAGTTCGGGCGCCCCTGGACCGTGCCGCGTCGATACCGCTGA
- the dnaB gene encoding replicative DNA helicase, with the protein MSIADIADDRLGGRREPDRTPPHDLLAEQSTLGGMLLSKDAVADVIETLRGTDFYVPKHELIYEALLSLYSHGEPTDVVAVTDELIKNGELQRAGGADYLHTLTSIVPTAANAGYYASIVNERALLRRLVEAGTRIVQMGYNGQGDAVDLVNNAQAEIYSVTGAEKAEDYVPLEVAVTAAIDDIEAARGRDGQMTGIPTGFSGLDQLTNGLHPGQMIVVAARPAMGKSTLALDFARAAAIKNDAPTIFFSLEMGRSEIAMRLMSAEGAVPLQSMRKGTLDSRDWTTVAATRGRINDAPLYIDDSPNMTLVEIRAKCRRLKQRVGLKMVVIDYLQLMTSGKRVESRQQEVSEFSRALKLLAKELQVPVIALSQLNRGAEQRADKKPAISDLRESGSIEQDADIVILLHREAAYEKDSPRAGEADLIVAKHRNGPTDTVTVAFQGHFSRFTDMAVGMD; encoded by the coding sequence ATGTCGATCGCGGATATCGCTGACGACAGGCTCGGCGGGCGACGAGAGCCCGACCGGACCCCACCGCACGACCTCCTCGCCGAGCAGAGCACGCTGGGCGGAATGCTGCTGTCGAAGGATGCCGTCGCCGACGTCATCGAGACGCTGCGCGGCACCGACTTCTACGTCCCCAAGCACGAGCTCATCTACGAGGCGCTGCTGTCGCTGTACTCGCACGGCGAGCCGACCGACGTCGTCGCCGTCACCGACGAGCTGATCAAGAACGGCGAGCTGCAGCGCGCCGGCGGTGCGGACTACCTGCACACGCTGACCTCGATCGTGCCGACCGCGGCGAACGCCGGCTACTACGCGTCGATCGTCAACGAGCGCGCGCTGCTGCGTCGTCTGGTCGAGGCCGGCACGCGCATCGTGCAGATGGGCTACAACGGCCAGGGCGACGCGGTCGACCTCGTCAACAACGCGCAGGCCGAGATCTACTCCGTCACCGGCGCCGAGAAGGCCGAAGACTACGTCCCCCTCGAGGTCGCCGTCACCGCCGCCATCGACGACATCGAGGCCGCGCGCGGGCGAGACGGTCAGATGACCGGCATCCCGACGGGCTTCTCGGGTCTCGACCAGCTGACGAACGGCCTGCACCCCGGTCAGATGATCGTGGTCGCGGCGCGACCCGCGATGGGTAAGTCGACGCTCGCGCTCGACTTCGCGCGTGCGGCCGCGATCAAGAACGACGCACCGACGATCTTCTTCTCCCTCGAGATGGGGCGCAGCGAGATCGCGATGCGCCTCATGAGCGCCGAGGGCGCCGTGCCGCTGCAGTCGATGCGCAAGGGAACGCTCGACTCACGCGACTGGACCACCGTCGCCGCAACGCGCGGCCGCATCAACGATGCACCGCTCTACATCGACGACAGCCCGAACATGACGCTCGTCGAGATCCGCGCGAAGTGCCGGCGGCTGAAGCAGCGCGTCGGGCTCAAGATGGTCGTCATCGACTACCTGCAGCTGATGACGAGCGGCAAGCGGGTCGAGTCGCGTCAGCAGGAGGTCTCGGAGTTCTCGCGTGCCCTGAAGCTGCTCGCGAAGGAGCTGCAGGTGCCCGTCATCGCGCTGTCGCAGCTGAACCGTGGCGCCGAGCAGCGCGCCGACAAGAAGCCGGCGATCAGCGACCTGCGTGAATCGGGCTCGATCGAGCAGGATGCTGACATCGTCATCCTGCTGCACCGTGAGGCGGCCTACGAGAAGGACAGCCCCCGCGCGGGCGAAGCCGACCTGATCGTCGCGAAGCACCGTAACGGTCCCACCGACACCGTGACGGTGGCGTTCCAGGGACACTTCTCACGCTTCACGGACATGGCCGTGGGGATGGACTGA